The stretch of DNA AGAGGCTATAGCGATCTTCGTCAGCCTCCTGTCTTCACCGGCAGCGACGGACACTCACCCGGGAGCCCATGAACTGCCCGATTCCATGCGGGAACGTCATGGAGGCCAGGAGGAGCGCCACCAGCCCGGAGTATAGCGCCTTACTGCGGAAACAGCACCTCACACTGAGCCCTGGGCAGCCGGTCAGTGGGGGAGGGTAAATGTTACCCAGAAACGCCTCTAGGAACCCACTCACTCTGTGGCCAAGATCCTGCTGGTGATGGCACTGGTCCTGGTGAAGGTGACCAGCCAGCGGTGGAGGAAGAGGTAGGCACAGCAGATCGCCCCGCACAGCAGCCTGGGGGAGAGCAGGCCAACAGAGCAAGTTCAAGAGCCAGTGCACTGCCACACCGGTGGGGGAGACACAGGCTCATGGATTCCCTGGTACTTCAACTCGTGGTCTCCTATCTTAAAATAGGTCAAGATAGACAGATTCTCCAGCATAAAGTATTATTCCCGGCAGTTAATCCTGAAATGGATCTTCCTGCTATGCATTAGGGATCTCATACTTATCAACAGGCAGCAGGCAATACCTGTGACTGGAGAAAGGAGGAAAGAGGAGGGGAACAGTCTCACCCCAGGATGGCAAAGAAGAACATCTCGGGTAGGTCGAAGGGGAATTCGACCTGGTATCTCGTCTTGAACATCGCCATTATAGTCACTGCAGGGAAAGGAAGAGACAGTCCACTCTGATTGGAGCTGGAGCTGGTGAGAGAGGCTGACGTCTCTGTATCTGTTACTTTCCCAGCTCCCCGTCACTGCTTGCTCGTCATCCTCCAGTCCACTAGGGGGCAGCGTATACCTTGCTCACTGCTGAAGACAGCCAGTAGGCGGAACATGACGGCCCCAGAGACGGCAGCGAAGAAGGCGCGACAGTAGTTCCTGACAGAATAGTGTGATGACATCACCTCCACGCTGAACAGCACGCCTGCGGGCCGGCAAGAGAGGGAGCCATGAGAGACGTCACCAGGGACGGGGGACAAGTAGAAGCAGGGAGGGGTTCTTAGCTGCTTCTCACCGCTGATGGGGCATCCAAAGCAGCTGGCCATGGCCACCGCAGCTCCAGCCACCAGCATGTCGCTGTGCAGATCTTTCTGTGGGGGCGAGAGACACGGGAGACAAGGAGAATGATCCCCAAGTTCACGCGCGAGGCAGCAGTGCACCTCTGGAGAGGAGGCAGTTTTAGGCTTCAGGGGGTGCAGAGATATCAGTAACACAGGACTGAGAAAGAGGAAGAGGGAACAGAGCGATCTGTTGCTGGCTGTGCCCCTGAAACCCCACCCTGTACAAGTACACCAGGGTTACCAGACCTCTGATGTGCCTCTGATGGAGCTGCGTACTCTGTCCAAGAAACTGCCAACCATGCAGGACACATGGACAAACGGCCCCTGTGGAGACAGACGGAAGGGGCAGGTGTCACGAACGAGGACGCTGCAGTCCAGCGGAGCCCCAGCCGCCCGGTGGCCCAGCTCAGTGCTGAAGAGAGAGCTGGGGAGGCTCAGCCCGGCGGTGTCTGTCCGTCCTCGATCTCCTCTTACCACTTTGCCCAGGAAGATGGTGCTGCCGGCGGCCAGGGTGCAGGTCATGCCCACGACCTTGGCAGCCAGGTGTGTCAAGGTGAGGTAGCCCTCCAGCATCACCCCAGACAGGATGGTCTTCACCTCGGGCGCGCCCGACCCTGAGCAGACAAGCGCTGTGTTACTCTGCTCCTGCCCACGCGGCCCCCCTCCCCGAGACGTCGCGGCTCACCTGCGGACTGCGGGCACAGGCTCTGGGTGAAGCTGGTGGAGAAGGTGGTGAGAGCGATGGGGTACAGCGTCCAGCACAGGTACTGCAGCACGGCACTGCTCCCGACGGCCCGGAAGAGCCAGCGGTGAGCTGGGGGAGAAGGCAGGGCTGTGAGGACTCCTGTGCGCTCTGtctcctcacctctctctcGTCACCTCCGTGCCATTCTCACCGTCGATCAGCTTGAGGACGGTGGAGTCCATGAAGAAGCTGATGAGGGCAGTGATGACCCCCAGCGCACACAGGCAGTACCAGTCCAGCAGCTTCGGCACCCCCAGCACAGCCTGAGCCCAGCGCAGACACCCTGCGAGAGcagacagcacagccagctCACCCCTGGGGTTGCACCTCAAAAACTACGGCAAATCATTTTCCTGCTTGGGGGCACACCTGTACTGACCTGTGACCCTGCTCCTGGCACGGGGCCATGGTTTCCATGGATTCTTGTCCTGGAGGAGGAGCATCTTCTCCAGCGGCTGAGGGCTGTGATTGGCTGGCTCAGCCACGCCCTCCGCTATGACCACTGCCCCCTCCATGCGCGCAGACTCGGGAGTTTAACGAGCTACAGGAACACGGTACACGCAGTCACACGCTGACCATACAGATGCACACTGAGATATTCACACAAGACTGCTGCACTGAGCAGGTCACATCCTCGACATCTTCAAGTCCCTTtccagttattaaaaaaaacacttttacccGAAAGTGAAAATTGATAACAGttgataaaaaaaagtaaatcacACACTGGAAATTGCGTAGTAATTTAAACAATCGAATAAAGAACTAATAAAGGAAACGGTCAACACGAGTATCACTGTGCGTCTGTAGGAACAGACCTGTCCCCCAGCAGGCCAGCAGAGGGAGCCGGAGAGCTGCAGACTGCGGTCAGCCCGGGACGGGACAGGTGTGCACGGGCGGCTCCTGTGAAGGTGCGGCGAGAGACTTCAAGATCTCCGGACGTAACTGAGTCAATCGTCAAATTGTTTTTGAGTTCGTAGCAGTAAACCTCGGAGCGGGGCTGCGGAAAATTCATGTCAGGTAAAAAAGGTCCAGTTTTTACACCTTCTGCTCTTCCGTAAAGCATAAACACGTCTGATCTTTAGGGGAAAACGGGGGATTTTCTTAAAAAGCCGATTGTTGACAGTGTCAAGGGAGCGAGTGAGCGCCTTGAAGATCCTATGACCTCCTCGCATCCATTAAAATAGACGTCTTTAGTAAAAAGTGACAGAAATAGTCATTGACGAGTTAGAGTGTAGCTAGGACTGGGATTCACCTCTCGCAAGTactcagatgtacagtaccttgtttCTTACAATATTTAACACGGATTTCAAAACTTCTCATTTCTcaacagtaaaaatgaaaaatgcaaatcTACACAGAAACAGCAGCCGTATGTCAAAGAGAAAGTAAGAATGAAGTGGCTCATGAGCTGAGGCAGGGAAGCTCAGCTCTTACCTGGCGTGTGTGTGAGTCTCCTCCGGCTCCGGGCGCTGTGAGTCCGCAGAGAGCTGCCCTCAGACCCAGGCAGGCTGGCCCCGCCCCCGTGTGTCCCgagagaggagaggacagaCCTGgagagagtgtgtgagtgtgtgtgtgtgagctcgtGTGCGAATTTGTGTGTTGTTGACAGTGTCTCTGagagtgtgtatctgtgtgagtGTTGTTGACAGTGTCTGCAAGAGTGTGtgagtctctgtgtgtgtgagagagagtgagaaagTGCACGAGTGTGTTTGTGACTTTGTGAACATTTGAACACCCATATGAATGTGTTTATTTATCCCTCATAGTCCCCAAAATTCTGCATGATTTCTCCTCATTTCAATTCTCttccttttttctctccttcagatttttttatttcatatcagTTGTTTTTTCATGATTGCTGTGAGGAAAATTCAGTGTCCTCCTGATAATAACTGGTAACTTCACTGTGgtcctgtgtgctctgtgtgtctccactctatttcagtttcttctccaCAACCTGTATCGTCTGTCTTACTAGATGAGCAGCTTGAAGCTGTGCTCGGCCGTGCAGAGACTCAGTGTTCAGAGCTGAAGGCTCTCCTCTTGCCTCTGCGCTGCGACCTGACCAGCAGTCTAACAGGCTCAGACACAGGCAGTCCTGCTGCAGCCTGATCCGGCTGGCAGATCCGGCTGAAGGACAAAGGAGCTGTCTGACTCCCTGCAGCACGgatacacactctcacactgacacacactgacactaatacacactctcacactgacacatacTGACATGCaccctcacactgacacacactgacacacactctcacactgacacacactgacactaatacacactctcacactgacatgcaccctcacactgacacaccctcacactcactcacactgacacacactctcacactgacacacactgacacactgacacacaccctcacactgacacaccctcacactcactcacactgacacacacactctcacgcTCACTCATGCTGATGCaccctctcacacactgacacactcacacactctcacactcacactgacacactcacacactctcacattcacactcacacactctcaaACTCACGCTGACAtaccctcacacacactgatgcaccctctcactcactcacactctcacactcactcactcgtCTCTTTTTTATTCTCCTCTCAGTTCCCTTCTCCTGCTGCTCCCGCTCTGTTAATATTTAGCTCCTTGTCCCCGAGGCGTCAGCTCCTCTGTGTGCTGACGGTCACCTGCTGCAGGTGACTGACTGACCCCCCCCATCAAGCACACCCTCTCTTGTTTCCATAGTAACGTCACATCCCCAGTATCCCGAGCAAGGGAATTCTCCCAGATTTCCCTGTGCTCAGCTCAGGCACTACAGCAGAACTGGTGGTGGAAAGCATGGCTCTAGCTCAGACCCCAGATTCCCTTCCATCCTGGTGCTGGAGCACCAAGTTCACTTCCTATAGGGCACCCCAAATCACCTGCTCTTGAACGATTAGGAACACTTGCCAGTTGATCAATTAGGCAAGTGATGTTTCAGTGAAAGCACCATTGGTCATGATTTGAGCTTTAGCCTGTTTGCAGTAGAATGATAAAAATTACTAAACAAATGTTTTGGGGGATTTGAAAGTTTAAACAATGATAACTGATAGATAAAGCAGATATTACCAGTGCTTGAATTTGTTTATGAAAGGAGAAAATCACCTTTTTCCTACATATTGAAATTACTTCATGGAACACATTTTTTCTGAATTGATCATGATTAAATTGATCCAGACCTTTAGAAAGTGGTTATTTAAAGTCTGCCTCTAAAGAGACCATGGATGTAGACCCCTGCCTTAGAATCTGTCTGTGCTGCCACCTAGCGGGACATAGCAAGAACGACACCCTTTTCTCCCTGGTTTTCACTGGCCTGATGGCGTGACAGCCCAGGTGCTGCTGCTGACTCTGACCCTGGCCGTGCTCTTCTGCTCACCAGTGCTGAACCCCCGGCTGGGCTCAGGAGACTGACCCACAGTCGGACCATCCTGATAAAACGGGCGTCATGATTTGCGCTTGAACCTGTTTCTGACAATGGTTTATTGATGGAGAAAGCAGTTATTACCATTACGTGACTGTGTTCATGAAAGGAGAAAAGTCCCCTcctatatttatatacatacaGGGCTTCTACCAATTATATGATGGATCTGTTTTAACTGGCATCTGGTTCAACCAATCAGGGCCTTGAACAATGtacagcagcaacagcaggGTCCCACGCTCTTTAGAGAAGCTCTGTTTATTGGTGAACTATCCAGTCAACATACGCCAAGATTTGACTGACACCCTGTCTGACCAATGATATTCTAAGATGGCCAAGCATCTCACAGGGTGCTGGTGGAAGGGGTGGGCACTTTGGCCTGTCTGTGACGGGCCAAGTGTGGTTGGTGACACACTGGCAGGCAGAGCCGGGCTCCTCACCCTGGGGAGGGTTCTGCTCAGGCCCGGCCTGCTGGCTGCACGGGCCGCGTTCCTCTGGACCCCTGGGACGCAGCCAGTGCCCAGGCAGGCTGCTGACAGGGGGACAGCTGTCTTCTTTGCAGGAGGCTTTCCGAGATTTTTGTCGCCTCCAGGATCAGCCTGTGGGGTACTTGTTGTTTAGGGTCAACAATCCAGCATGTTCTCCTCTGCTGGCCCGAGCTCAGTCACTCTCTCCCTGTGTAGTGCCAGATTCGAACCCGTGTGTCTGGGGACAAAGTGCTGAACGATGAGTATTCAATCCTGTTCAGACCAGATCATGCTGGTCCAAAGGCTAAATGCTCTATTCTTTATGAACTGGAAGTCTATCTGTATAGTTTCAATCAGCATCTGAGTGTGGCCCTGCGCCAGGCTCTGCAGTTCCCTGTGTCTCCAGCGCCTGGGGACTCTGGTGACCTTCAGAGTCTCTCAGTGCTGTTATTATTAGGGCTGGCTGTCTGATTAACCTTCACTCCCTCACTCAGCACTCCGGATTAGAgatgcacactcacactcacacgctCCTCGCTCACTGCTCCAGAATAGACTCACTGACGcactcacacactctctctctcattgaatcacacacactctctctctcatacactcacacacacatacactctcTCATTCAttcacacactctctctcatccacacacacactctcgttCACACACTCTGACACGCAGAtctgctctcacacacacactcacacgctctCACAGATGCCCAGAtctgctctcacacacactgacacactctctctgaTGCGCAGATctgctctctctcacacacacacactgatgcgCAGATCTGCTCTTAAATACATactcacacactctctctgctgCGCAGAtctgctctcacacacactctctctgatGCACAGATATGCTCTCACACACTGATGCGCTGAtctgctctcacacacacactctgctgcGCAGAtctgctctcacacacactcacacactctgcTGCGCAGAtctgctctcacacacactctctctgatGCACAGATATGCTCTCACACACTGATGCGCTGAtctgctctcacacacacactctgctgcGCAGAtctgctctcacacacactcacacactctctctgctgCGCAGAtctgctctcacacacactcacacactctgcTGCTCAGAtctgctctcacacacacactcacacactctgcTGCGCAGAtctgctctcacacacactcacccactctctctcctgtgcagatctgctctcacacacactcacacactctctctgctgcacagatctgctctcacacacactcacacactctctctgctgcacagatctgctctcacacacacactctgatgCACTGAtctgctctcacacacactcacacactccctCTGCTGCGCAGATCTGCTCTCACACTCACGCGCTGTGGAGTGCTCTGCTGGTGACTCACTCCACAGCAGTGTGCTGTATTTAGCAGGCTGATAAGCCCAGAGCGAAGGAACAGTGTGTCACTCTGACGGGGACAGAGGTGCTCAGGGTCACAGGACCCAGGCCAGGGTACATCAGCTTGGATTAACAGCCTGCCAGTTACACAGGCAACCAAACTGTTTGTCACTGAGTGCCTTGCATTGCACTGGGCCTTGAGTTCAGCAGCCCACAGGCTGTATCCCTGTGCTGTTTGGGTtcgttattttacatttttaggatGTTCTCTGTTTAACACTCTCCACTCCGCCATGAAGCAGCGCGTTTCCACATTGTCCGTTGCCCTGTGGAATCAGAGCAGGAGAGTTCTAGTCATCGCAGGAATGAGAGGAGCAACTCCGCTGACAGAAGGAACCAGGCTCACTCAATCAGTCAATGGCATAGTAATCCCAGTTCATTACTGTCCTCTGGGTCCTGCTCTCCCAGCCTCACACACGCTTCATCCTCCCTTGCTGTTTCGTCTCCAGGAGGGGCAGCGCGGCGGCGGGGGTGCGGAGCCCCGACAGCGGGGAGAAGGGTGTGGAGACTCGGCCGGGCCGCAGGGAGGGAGGCACGGGCAGGCAGCTATTTCTGGGTCTCTTTGAGTGCTGCTGGAATGCAGGCTGTGATCTCACTCCCTCGCCAGCCGCGCGCTTTGTTAGAGGAGTCTGAGGCCAAACCCTCCCCAGCACCACCCAAACTTTCCACCAGCCCCCAGCCCAGACGCGCAGATAAATATAGCAGAGCAAGGCCcctccaaacacacacacacacacacacaaggctGTAACTCGCACTGCTGTATAAAAGCCAGGCAGGCTGCATTCCTGAAGAGAGCACTGTCCGGTAGACAGCAGCAGGGAAGCGTTTTGGAAGAGCGCGGCACAGGGATCGAGAGAGGAGTGTATTTCTGCGCCCCTGTAGGACTGTCTGCTCTCCTCTGGTGTGTGTACAGACCCTCTGGCCCGTCAATGAGCCTGAAAAACTCGTCAGCCTTTCGATCGGAGCGCAGTTTCCATCAGACctcatcttcctcctcctcttcttcctcctcggCCTGTGGAGACCCCTACATGGAGAAGACGCGGGGGATCTTCGGAGAGGACTTTGGATCCTTCTTGCGGCCACAGGGAGAGCCCTTGGCATTCACAGGTAAGGGGCGCGGCCGAGGACAGGTGATTGGAGAGGGCAGGAGCTGAGCTCCGGGCGGGGGACCTCGTTGAGAGTTTGACCTTGTATGACTTCCCCTCCTTTGGCCCGGTTTCCCTCTGCCCCTCTGTCTCCGTCGCTGCTGTGCCTGTGCACATGGGGCTCTGGCAGGGTTTCCGTCCTGTCCTGCTGGCTTAGTTATCAGAGACACAGCAGTCTGAGGAGCCCCAGTCTGGGGAGACAGGAGCCTGAAGAGCCCCAGTCTGGGGAGACAGGAGTCTGAAGAGCCCCAGTCTGGGGAGACAGCAGTCTGAAGAGCCCCAGTCTGGGGACACCGCAGTCTGAAGAGCCCCAGTCTGGGGACACAGCAGTCTGAAGAGCCCCAGTCTGGGGAGACAGCAGTCTGAAGAGCCCCAGTCTGGGGAGACAGGAGCCTGAAGAGCCCCAGTCTGGGTACACAGCAGTCTGAAGAGCCCCAGTCTGGGGAGACAGGAGCCTGAAGAGCCCCAGTCTGGGGACACAGCAGTCTGAAGAGCCCCAGTCTGGGGAGACAGGAGTCTGAAGAGCCCCAGTCTGGGGACACAGCAGTCTGAAGAGCCCCAGTCTGGGGAGACAGGAACCTGAAGAGCCCCAGTCTGGGGAGACAGCAGACTGAAGAGCCCCAGTCTGGGGAGACAGGAGTCTGAAGAGCCCCAGTATGGGGAGACAGGAGCCTGAAGAGCCCCAGTCTGGGGAGACAGGAACCTGAAGAGCCCCAGTCTGGGGAGACAGCAGTCTGAAGAGCCCCAGTCTGGGGAGACAGGAGTCTGAAGAGCCCCAGTCTGGGGAGACAGGAGCCTGAAGAGCCCCAGTCTGGGGACACAGCAGTCTGAAGAGCCCCAGTCTGGGGACACAGCAGTCTGAAGAGCCCCAGTCTGGGGAGACAGGAGCC from Lepisosteus oculatus isolate fLepOcu1 chromosome 25, fLepOcu1.hap2, whole genome shotgun sequence encodes:
- the clcnk gene encoding chloride channel K, with the translated sequence MEGAVVIAEGVAEPANHSPQPLEKMLLLQDKNPWKPWPRARSRVTGCLRWAQAVLGVPKLLDWYCLCALGVITALISFFMDSTVLKLIDAHRWLFRAVGSSAVLQYLCWTLYPIALTTFSTSFTQSLCPQSAGSGAPEVKTILSGVMLEGYLTLTHLAAKVVGMTCTLAAGSTIFLGKVGPFVHVSCMVGSFLDRVRSSIRGTSEKDLHSDMLVAGAAVAMASCFGCPISGVLFSVEVMSSHYSVRNYCRAFFAAVSGAVMFRLLAVFSSEQVTIMAMFKTRYQVEFPFDLPEMFFFAILGLLCGAICCAYLFLHRWLVTFTRTSAITSRILATDKALYSGLVALLLASMTFPHGIGQFMGSRMNMRELLNSLFDGRRLGALCSNSSVPRPEEVDPEYLWLEWCHPRVPVYGTLGIFLVMKFWMLLLATTMPMPAGYFMPVVIYGAAIGRFVGEVVAYLFPEGMQSEGILSPINPGGYSLAGAAAFSGAVTHTLSPALLVFEMTGQIAHVLPVVLATLISNALCRRYQPSFYDGIIILRKLPYLPQVLKSHPELRAVRVEQAMRLEPKALARSGRLAEVRSALASCQDPEFPVVDTHETLVLLGSVCRSELVRFLHLHAEEPGLDRELWEVCSIQPITFQLSNKTTIQQAHTAFLLLGLNLLYVTEGGRLTGLMSRAEMKKAIEDMATGKISAQP